One genomic region from Streptomyces sp. NBC_00582 encodes:
- a CDS encoding DUF317 domain-containing protein, producing MPDTEEIDGDVFVSPRYLAGSTAIGDPALEPLLALGFDLRNDDLGNAYVTAPDHRIRLGFLPEGDDDGLWRINAYRDRFGPPAWGVSFNDNCPTEFVTAFTTALAEAYTAGPDTYLARPDLKDPELGAFDAVVPLIKNGWQFQHPRWGVMELQTPDGMATCEYTTGRLDPEKELTTLQARWHLWGGPKSGHARWYATASTHTPTALVKAITQSVADPAPLPRWKDSLLPWLRESAQLTAVTPPAPPVPTPLDVQRAAARRPPALGTRSIPRWSTTSVAAAPAAAGTGPRR from the coding sequence GTGCCCGACACCGAAGAGATCGACGGCGACGTCTTCGTCTCCCCCCGCTACCTCGCCGGCAGCACCGCCATCGGCGACCCCGCTCTGGAGCCTCTGCTCGCGCTCGGCTTCGACCTCCGTAACGATGACCTCGGCAACGCCTACGTCACCGCACCCGACCACCGCATCCGACTCGGGTTCCTGCCCGAGGGAGACGACGACGGGCTGTGGAGGATCAACGCCTACCGTGACCGCTTCGGCCCGCCCGCGTGGGGCGTGAGCTTCAACGACAACTGCCCGACGGAGTTCGTCACCGCCTTCACCACCGCCCTCGCCGAGGCATACACCGCCGGCCCGGACACCTATCTCGCCCGACCCGACCTCAAGGACCCCGAGCTGGGCGCCTTCGACGCCGTGGTCCCGCTGATCAAGAATGGCTGGCAGTTCCAGCACCCGCGCTGGGGCGTGATGGAACTACAGACCCCCGACGGGATGGCCACCTGCGAATACACCACCGGTCGCCTCGACCCGGAGAAGGAACTCACCACCCTTCAGGCCCGCTGGCATCTGTGGGGCGGCCCGAAGAGCGGTCACGCACGCTGGTACGCCACCGCCTCCACCCACACACCGACCGCCCTGGTCAAGGCCATCACCCAGAGCGTGGCCGACCCAGCGCCCCTGCCACGCTGGAAGGACTCGCTGCTTCCCTGGCTGCGCGAATCCGCACAACTCACCGCCGTCACACCGCCCGCACCACCAGTACCCACTCCGCTCGACGTCCAGCGCGCCGCCGCCCGCCGCCCGCCGGCCCTCGGCACCCGCAGCATCCCTCGCTGGAGCACCACCAGCGTTGCCGCGGCTCCCGCCGCAGCCGGTACTGGCCCACGCCGCTGA
- a CDS encoding HAD family hydrolase → MTSTSLTPTRADAVIIDYNGVLGRQPTSAMWTRLADLAEWPSGQLDSFQHAFWAPREAYDAGELSDLAYWAKVLGHHPGAQWLRTLRTADTAMWIRTDDRVLDILRRARAAGLPLVLLSNAPHFLSDALDATDWRRELMADALYSARLGLCKPHPAAYQHALAATGIADPGRVLFIDDRDDNCQAAAELGLRTLHYTGQPADLAEHLRPAGPALCASQ, encoded by the coding sequence TTGACCAGCACTTCCCTTACGCCGACCCGCGCGGATGCCGTGATCATCGACTACAACGGTGTCCTGGGCCGACAGCCCACCTCCGCCATGTGGACCCGCCTCGCCGACCTCGCCGAGTGGCCCAGCGGGCAACTCGACTCCTTCCAGCACGCCTTCTGGGCGCCCCGGGAGGCGTACGACGCCGGAGAACTCAGCGATCTCGCCTACTGGGCCAAGGTCCTGGGACACCACCCCGGCGCACAGTGGCTGCGCACCCTGCGCACAGCCGACACCGCCATGTGGATCCGCACCGACGACCGCGTCCTCGACATCCTGCGCCGCGCCCGCGCCGCGGGGCTGCCCCTGGTGCTGCTCTCCAACGCCCCGCACTTCCTGAGCGACGCCCTCGATGCCACCGACTGGCGGCGCGAGCTGATGGCCGACGCCCTGTACTCGGCCCGCCTGGGTCTGTGCAAGCCCCACCCGGCCGCTTACCAACACGCCCTCGCGGCCACCGGCATCGCCGATCCCGGACGCGTGCTGTTCATCGACGACCGCGACGACAACTGCCAGGCCGCCGCCGAGCTGGGCCTGCGCACCCTGCACTACACCGGCCAACCCGCCGACTTGGCAGAGCACTTGCGCCCCGCTGGACCAGCTCTGTGCGCTTCCCAGTAA
- a CDS encoding MFS transporter, which yields MSTAELALVLLAAALGMVAGLQIGGRLAHPARLPALLIGGAIGLAVCLAALGACRSLDTLLAVAFVFGAAHGVLDVAANSSAVRCQNAHGRPIMAGLHASYSLGALAGAAVAAATAHTSHTVLFAGVGAIATAAACATTRLTRRVAAPGLEPAQNPGTPDPKEHGGLSRRRLWLLGALAAATLLGEGAAADWAAVHLHSLDATAGTSAAAFALYSAAMAAGRLAGDRLTTRYGAPAVVRTGAALAALGLATGLADSTITSALAGWTAFGLGLSVTIPSLITAAGAGGPRAVATVAVTGYVGLLAGPALIGALATLTALPIALLLPALLAAAVAFLSRKALETPAP from the coding sequence TTGAGCACCGCCGAGCTCGCCCTGGTCCTGCTGGCCGCTGCCCTCGGCATGGTCGCCGGCCTCCAGATTGGAGGACGCCTCGCCCACCCGGCACGACTCCCCGCCCTGCTGATCGGCGGCGCCATCGGTCTGGCCGTCTGCCTCGCCGCCCTCGGCGCCTGCCGCAGCCTGGACACCCTTCTCGCGGTGGCGTTCGTCTTCGGCGCCGCGCACGGCGTCCTCGACGTCGCAGCCAACTCTTCGGCGGTCCGCTGCCAAAACGCCCACGGGCGCCCCATCATGGCCGGGCTTCACGCGAGTTACAGCCTCGGCGCCCTCGCAGGCGCCGCCGTGGCCGCAGCCACCGCGCACACCTCCCACACCGTCCTGTTCGCCGGCGTCGGGGCCATCGCCACGGCAGCGGCCTGCGCGACGACTCGGCTCACCCGCCGCGTTGCCGCCCCCGGACTCGAGCCCGCCCAGAACCCCGGCACACCCGACCCCAAGGAGCACGGGGGCTTGTCCCGGCGCCGATTGTGGCTGCTGGGCGCGCTGGCGGCAGCAACCTTGCTGGGCGAGGGGGCCGCCGCCGACTGGGCCGCCGTCCACCTGCACAGCCTGGATGCGACGGCCGGGACCAGCGCGGCAGCGTTCGCCCTTTACAGCGCAGCCATGGCCGCCGGACGACTCGCCGGCGACCGCCTCACCACCCGCTACGGCGCCCCCGCCGTCGTACGCACCGGCGCCGCCCTGGCCGCACTCGGCCTCGCCACCGGCCTGGCCGACTCCACCATCACCTCCGCACTCGCCGGGTGGACGGCCTTCGGCCTGGGCCTGTCGGTCACCATCCCCAGCCTGATCACCGCCGCCGGCGCCGGCGGCCCCCGCGCGGTCGCCACCGTCGCGGTCACCGGCTACGTCGGCCTGCTCGCCGGACCCGCCCTCATCGGAGCCCTCGCCACCCTCACCGCCCTGCCGATTGCGCTGCTGCTGCCCGCCCTCCTCGCAGCCGCCGTCGCTTTCCTGTCCCGCAAAGCCCTGGAGACTCCCGCCCCTTGA
- a CDS encoding ATP-grasp domain-containing protein has protein sequence MEAEVYRGFCLRNIAAHYDVVLITIVEPTWERAFITDWEVADPTDQAALTEAGQALAERHRLAGIMTWTEWYLVPVARLARRLGLPANPPEVMQGCRNKATARALFARHGVPSAASASVRTVEEAAQAAARISYPVVLKPAAHAASIGVIRVNTPGELPSAYAIAARTAGRGVESREVLVEEYLDGDEVSVECATFQGQTTVVAVTRKTVGLEPYFEELAHVVDAADPLLATVAPAAEAAIAALGITGGISHVEMRLVHGRPRLIEVNARLAGDLIGRLVHFATGVDLARAAADIACSRAPDLTPTRDGAAAIRFVYPAYSGLLTACRLTDGFAEQAEGLEQVRFQRQVGEQLVLPQDGGDLFTARIGFLMTTGPTAAVAQARAQEAYRNLKVQIIPDAQEDEAGEGLAA, from the coding sequence ATGGAGGCCGAGGTGTACCGCGGCTTTTGCCTTCGGAACATCGCCGCTCACTACGACGTGGTCCTCATCACCATCGTCGAACCGACGTGGGAGCGCGCCTTCATCACCGACTGGGAAGTCGCCGACCCCACGGACCAAGCCGCCCTGACCGAGGCCGGCCAGGCCCTCGCCGAACGCCATCGCCTGGCCGGGATCATGACCTGGACCGAGTGGTACCTCGTTCCCGTCGCGCGCCTCGCCCGCCGGCTCGGCCTGCCCGCCAACCCTCCCGAGGTGATGCAGGGCTGCCGCAACAAGGCCACCGCACGCGCGCTCTTCGCCCGCCACGGCGTTCCCTCGGCCGCATCCGCCAGTGTCCGCACCGTTGAGGAGGCCGCGCAGGCCGCAGCACGGATCAGCTACCCGGTGGTCCTCAAGCCCGCCGCGCATGCAGCCAGCATCGGCGTGATCCGCGTCAATACCCCCGGCGAACTGCCCTCCGCGTACGCGATCGCCGCCCGGACGGCAGGACGTGGCGTGGAGAGCCGCGAGGTCCTGGTCGAGGAGTACCTCGACGGGGACGAGGTGAGCGTTGAGTGCGCCACCTTCCAGGGACAGACCACGGTGGTCGCCGTCACCCGCAAGACCGTCGGCCTGGAGCCCTACTTCGAGGAACTCGCCCACGTGGTGGACGCGGCCGACCCGCTGCTGGCCACCGTGGCCCCGGCCGCCGAAGCCGCGATCGCCGCGCTGGGCATCACAGGCGGGATCAGCCACGTCGAGATGCGCCTGGTCCACGGCCGTCCGCGGCTGATCGAGGTCAATGCGCGCCTCGCCGGCGACCTGATCGGCCGCCTCGTCCACTTCGCCACCGGCGTCGACCTCGCCCGTGCCGCCGCCGACATCGCCTGCTCACGCGCCCCCGACCTGACGCCCACCCGCGACGGGGCTGCCGCCATCCGGTTCGTCTACCCCGCCTACTCGGGCCTGCTCACCGCCTGCCGTCTCACCGACGGCTTTGCCGAGCAGGCCGAGGGACTGGAGCAGGTCCGCTTCCAGAGGCAGGTGGGCGAGCAACTGGTGCTACCGCAGGACGGCGGCGATCTGTTCACCGCCCGAATCGGCTTCCTGATGACCACCGGGCCGACCGCCGCCGTCGCTCAGGCGCGCGCCCAGGAGGCGTACCGCAACCTGAAGGTTCAGATCATCCCCGATGCGCAGGAGGATGAGGCTGGAGAGGGTCTCGCCGCGTGA
- a CDS encoding MFS transporter — protein sequence MRSRVGPRHARRTVPTLLRGIYLPRSMDAAAFALTTYGIPLLVLATTNSAALTGLAFALEWIPRLAAFALAGSLVDRHGTTRVFCLASAARALVVVTAALVLPHQNDPVAATVTVLLLAAGTGALTELSYVAAETAGAVAGRDAGARAHRVQAVLLGIDQTATLVGPALAGLLLHFTGATGMLTAIACFSLLGCALVPRRRFHEQAREAVTVRKGLRTGLSTLRSLPALSWLVTGLTLSNLAVGLLQAAAPVIVVKQLGHTTADVGLIWSAAAVASLAAVAVCRKAIDRYGLWPVGAISAAIATTACLTISLTDTYSAFLALTAVLMAGEGGMTVVLRTLRTHLIPPPVFGATLSLTILLLLLPFPLAGILVAAVPPSLLGHVITGCAVMQALGLAVTFARLRTVPGLRTSFA from the coding sequence GTGAGATCCCGTGTCGGACCCCGGCACGCGCGCCGAACGGTCCCCACCCTGTTGCGCGGCATCTACCTGCCGCGCAGCATGGACGCCGCCGCGTTCGCCCTGACGACGTACGGCATCCCCCTGCTGGTCCTGGCCACCACGAACTCCGCGGCCTTGACCGGGCTGGCGTTCGCCCTGGAGTGGATTCCCCGCCTGGCGGCGTTCGCGCTGGCCGGATCCCTGGTCGATCGACACGGCACCACTCGTGTCTTCTGCCTCGCCTCAGCGGCGCGGGCGCTCGTGGTGGTGACCGCGGCGCTCGTGCTGCCGCATCAGAACGATCCTGTCGCCGCCACCGTCACCGTTCTGCTGCTCGCCGCCGGTACCGGCGCGCTCACCGAGTTGTCCTACGTCGCCGCTGAGACCGCAGGTGCCGTGGCCGGCCGCGATGCCGGCGCGCGTGCCCACCGGGTGCAGGCGGTCCTGCTCGGCATCGACCAGACGGCGACTCTGGTCGGCCCCGCGCTCGCCGGACTGCTGCTCCACTTCACGGGCGCCACTGGAATGCTGACCGCGATCGCCTGTTTCTCCCTCCTCGGCTGTGCCCTCGTTCCCCGCCGGAGATTCCACGAACAGGCTCGCGAAGCAGTCACCGTGCGGAAGGGGCTGCGTACCGGCTTGTCGACACTTCGGTCGCTGCCCGCACTCAGCTGGCTGGTGACCGGCCTGACCCTGTCCAATCTGGCGGTCGGACTCCTGCAGGCCGCCGCCCCGGTGATCGTGGTCAAGCAGCTCGGGCACACCACCGCCGACGTGGGCCTCATCTGGTCCGCCGCCGCCGTCGCCTCCCTCGCAGCGGTCGCCGTCTGCCGCAAGGCCATCGACCGCTACGGCCTGTGGCCGGTGGGCGCCATCTCCGCGGCGATCGCTACCACCGCATGCCTGACCATCTCCCTCACTGACACCTACAGCGCCTTTCTCGCACTCACCGCTGTCCTCATGGCCGGCGAAGGCGGCATGACCGTAGTGCTGCGTACCCTGCGCACCCACCTCATCCCGCCACCGGTGTTCGGCGCCACCCTCTCGCTGACCATCCTGCTGCTCCTGCTGCCCTTCCCCCTCGCCGGAATCCTCGTCGCCGCCGTACCGCCCTCACTGCTCGGCCACGTGATCACCGGCTGCGCCGTCATGCAGGCCCTCGGCCTCGCCGTCACCTTCGCGCGCCTGCGCACTGTCCCCGGTCTGCGCACATCCTTCGCCTGA
- a CDS encoding winged helix-turn-helix transcriptional regulator encodes MAATGLPRTTRTDLARVTEALEMLAPRWSVWTLMTLAEQPLRYKEIQSQLSWLQSGQLNPRLRRLTDSGLIERTEHARNHVTYGLTARAAELLPVLTVIAAWGDEHLEKGFVRNARTGETEPERIAAAQNAEDTIALISPRHATAILWALKARGVASAKALAAEAMPTYGLPAVYLPLDRLVADGLVVNCSTASGVGEYQLTATGRALAPVFQSLSAWAAGRPLESAGAHPLWGQTRASARTRSGPWLTTQTRIPAPAAPAAPLATAPAWRAGDLFSHQTPARPLQVSPAGGPRR; translated from the coding sequence TTGGCCGCCACCGGTCTGCCCCGCACCACCCGCACCGATCTCGCACGCGTCACCGAGGCCCTGGAGATGCTCGCCCCTCGCTGGAGCGTGTGGACGCTGATGACGCTCGCCGAACAGCCGCTGCGCTACAAGGAGATCCAGTCCCAGCTGTCGTGGCTGCAGTCAGGCCAGCTGAACCCGAGGCTGCGCAGGCTCACCGACTCGGGCCTGATCGAGCGCACGGAACACGCTCGCAATCACGTCACGTACGGCCTGACGGCCCGTGCCGCCGAGCTGCTGCCCGTCCTCACGGTCATCGCCGCCTGGGGGGACGAACACCTGGAGAAGGGGTTCGTGCGCAACGCGCGCACGGGCGAGACGGAGCCCGAGCGGATCGCCGCGGCCCAGAACGCCGAGGACACCATTGCCCTGATCAGCCCGCGCCACGCCACCGCGATCCTGTGGGCGTTGAAGGCGCGCGGGGTGGCGAGTGCGAAGGCTCTGGCCGCCGAGGCCATGCCCACCTACGGGCTGCCCGCCGTTTACCTGCCGCTGGACCGGCTGGTCGCCGACGGCCTGGTCGTCAACTGCTCTACGGCCTCGGGCGTCGGCGAGTACCAGCTCACCGCGACCGGCCGGGCCCTCGCGCCCGTCTTCCAGAGCCTCTCGGCCTGGGCGGCCGGACGCCCGCTCGAAAGCGCCGGCGCCCACCCGCTGTGGGGGCAGACACGCGCCTCCGCCCGGACCCGGTCTGGGCCGTGGCTGACCACGCAGACCCGTATCCCGGCCCCAGCCGCCCCGGCCGCACCATTGGCCACTGCTCCGGCGTGGCGGGCCGGCGACCTCTTCTCCCATCAGACACCCGCCCGTCCCCTCCAGGTCTCCCCGGCAGGAGGCCCGCGCCGGTGA